The following proteins are co-located in the Dehalococcoides mccartyi 195 genome:
- a CDS encoding ATP-binding protein, with the protein MDHDKEVRKILAGRTSSGTMRSRESNTVEFKQSFNKGNTAAYAKTMAAYANNSGGYIIFGITDSPRKIVGLKNDNFENLKQEVFTDAINALFSPAIEWEMGAIVLEEEKEDDNGVIITERKKIGWIYTIESEIKPVIAQKDNSSESITAGDVFYRYRARNGKIKPAEMERIISDRINRERENLLRVLEVIRKSGTANLGIVNYSDGKFSTPYGVDVAFDRKLVTQVLKKAKFIKEGSFNETDGIPVIKVTGNIDLAEEVPVPEGNPDDTHPYIQKQMAEKLGISTQDLYALIWYFKMKESKKYHLEITVSKSGKTHKFSNFALEFLQEKLNELKGNDAEFEKIRIAYKNRNKQEERANG; encoded by the coding sequence ATGGATCATGATAAAGAAGTTCGAAAAATCCTTGCAGGAAGAACTTCTTCTGGCACGATGAGGAGCAGAGAAAGTAATACTGTTGAGTTCAAACAGTCTTTCAATAAAGGAAATACTGCAGCTTATGCTAAAACGATGGCTGCTTATGCAAATAACAGCGGAGGGTATATTATCTTCGGCATCACAGACTCGCCAAGAAAAATCGTAGGCCTTAAAAATGATAACTTTGAAAACTTGAAGCAGGAAGTATTTACTGACGCCATAAACGCCCTTTTCTCACCTGCTATAGAATGGGAAATGGGGGCAATTGTTCTGGAAGAAGAAAAAGAGGATGATAACGGTGTCATTATTACAGAGCGAAAGAAAATCGGCTGGATATATACAATCGAGTCTGAAATAAAGCCCGTGATCGCTCAAAAGGATAACAGCAGCGAAAGTATAACAGCTGGAGATGTATTTTATCGTTATCGGGCGAGAAACGGAAAAATAAAGCCCGCCGAGATGGAGCGGATTATATCGGATCGCATAAATCGAGAACGAGAAAATTTGCTTCGCGTCCTTGAGGTGATACGCAAGAGCGGGACTGCCAATCTGGGTATTGTAAATTATAGCGACGGAAAGTTTTCAACTCCGTATGGTGTGGATGTTGCCTTTGATAGAAAACTGGTCACTCAGGTTTTGAAGAAAGCAAAGTTCATAAAGGAAGGGAGCTTCAACGAGACGGATGGTATTCCGGTTATAAAAGTCACTGGTAATATTGATCTGGCAGAGGAAGTTCCCGTCCCTGAAGGGAATCCAGACGATACTCATCCGTATATTCAAAAGCAGATGGCTGAAAAACTGGGAATCAGCACGCAAGATTTATACGCACTCATTTGGTACTTCAAGATGAAGGAATCCAAGAAATATCATCTGGAAATAACCGTCTCCAAGAGTGGAAAGACACACAAGTTTTCAAACTTTGCGCTCGAATTCCTACAAGAGAAACTAAACGAGCTGAAGGGCAATGATGCAGAGTTTGAAAAAATTAGAATAGCTTATAAGAACAGAAACAAGCAGGAGGAAAGAGCTAATGGATAA
- a CDS encoding DUF4391 domain-containing protein yields the protein MIGLPKSTEFNRRIPKQKFYENISVSPTLKRVFIDQIKVIYWRNKVATTTMNLAAGETVTELEIFEVKLNGQQLEESVLRQIDKEIPYHILFLLEYDGKYQAWTAYKEAAASGSNAFKVGTYYHTDWLPEDELPLKVEGLSVDKVYENFVRQIAGDALRAEDGKTESLKESVERDTRRQELEKQIAALQAKVRKEKQLNKQVQLNAELKKLKKELEVLGNGS from the coding sequence GTGATTGGATTACCGAAGAGCACGGAGTTTAACCGGCGCATCCCGAAGCAGAAGTTCTATGAGAACATTTCTGTATCGCCGACGTTAAAGCGAGTGTTCATAGATCAGATCAAGGTGATCTACTGGCGCAACAAAGTGGCCACTACGACCATGAATCTTGCCGCCGGTGAAACCGTAACAGAGCTGGAGATATTTGAGGTAAAGCTAAACGGGCAGCAGCTTGAAGAATCCGTCCTCCGGCAGATTGATAAAGAGATACCTTATCACATTCTGTTCCTACTGGAATACGATGGAAAGTATCAAGCGTGGACGGCCTACAAAGAGGCTGCGGCCTCCGGGTCAAATGCTTTTAAGGTAGGCACCTACTATCACACAGATTGGCTCCCGGAAGATGAGCTGCCTCTGAAGGTAGAAGGCCTGAGTGTCGATAAGGTTTATGAGAATTTTGTGCGGCAGATCGCGGGCGATGCGCTCCGCGCCGAGGACGGAAAGACTGAATCGCTGAAGGAATCCGTAGAACGCGATACCCGCCGTCAGGAGCTGGAAAAGCAGATTGCAGCACTTCAAGCGAAAGTCCGCAAGGAAAAGCAGCTGAACAAGCAGGTGCAGCTGAACGCAGAGCTAAAGAAACTAAAAAAAGAACTGGAGGTGCTGGGTAATGGATCATGA